From the genome of Rhizobium leguminosarum, one region includes:
- a CDS encoding cold-shock protein: MPTGTVKFFNDDKGFGFITPEGGGQDVFVHVSALQSGGSLREGDKVSFEVGQDRKTGKSKAENVSTL, from the coding sequence ATGCCGACAGGTACCGTTAAATTCTTCAATGACGACAAGGGCTTCGGCTTCATCACCCCCGAGGGTGGCGGCCAGGACGTTTTTGTTCACGTGTCTGCGCTGCAGAGCGGCGGGTCGCTCCGCGAAGGCGACAAGGTCAGCTTCGAAGTTGGACAGGATCGCAAGACCGGAAAATCGAAGGCTGAGAACGTCTCGACGCTCTGA